From Daucus carota subsp. sativus chromosome 6, DH1 v3.0, whole genome shotgun sequence, the proteins below share one genomic window:
- the LOC108227871 gene encoding 10 kDa chaperonin, mitochondrial, which yields MAKRLIPCLNRVLIEKIIPPSKTSAGILLPESTSKLNSGKVVAVGPGHHDREGKLIPVSVKEGDTVLLPEYGGTEVKLDDKEYHLFRDDDILGTLHE from the exons ATGGCGAAGCGTCTAATTCCTTGCCTGAACAGGGTGTTGATCGAGAAGATAATACCACCTTCAAAGACCTCTGCCGGGATTCTACTCCCTGAGTCCACTTCTAAG CTGAACTCCGGAAAAGTGGTTGCTGTGGGTCCTGGGCACCATGACAGAGAGGGAAAACTGATCCCAGTTAGTGTGAAGGAGGGTGACACTGTTCTATTACCTGAATATGGAGGGACTGAAGTAAAACTGGACGACAAAGA GTACCATCTGTTCCGAGATGACGATATACTGGGGACACTGCACGAATGA